A single region of the Nicotiana sylvestris chromosome 6, ASM39365v2, whole genome shotgun sequence genome encodes:
- the LOC104231723 gene encoding pectinesterase encodes MYNIRHTSTLPLVILASTALVLLTFFLLLGNPNSSSSTAVATRTPHIHVHKNIQIAQSHCEGTLHPELCVSTLSSFPNLHRKSIAEIISSTVKVAVGEVRDSAHNCSDLRRNVPKLEPIEKRALQDCVELLGETIAELRTALTDLSPKKSASKHYNDIQTLLSAAMTNEDTCLDGLFYCTKNNLTRYVEDNLHTIAHHVSNSLAMLNKIKRTSVSSSEEVFPEYGAVKNGFPNWLKRRERALLQTPVSQTKLDLVVAKDGSGNFTTINEALSAAPNSSSTRFVIYIKEGSYFEYVEVDKKKTMIMFVGDGIGKTKIKGNRNHVDGWTTFRSATVAVVGKGFLAKGITFENYAGPSKHQAVALRSSSDLSAFYQCSFVAYQDTLYVHSLRQFYRDCDVYGTVDFIFGNAAVVLQNCNLYARKPDPNQKNLFTAQGREDPNQNTGISILNCKVEAAADLIPVQSSFKNYLGRPWKEYSRTVVLQSYIGSLIEPAGWLEWNGDFALKTLYYGEYMNRGPGSSTSARVKWPGYRVINSSIEASQFTVGNFIQGGEWLPPTGFPFYLNLTSS; translated from the exons ATGTATAATATCAGACATACGTCTACACTGCCACTCGTTATCTTGGCTTCCACAGCCCTCGTCTTACTCACATTCTTCCTTCTCTTAGGCAACCCAAATTCATCTTCGTCCACAGCAGTCGCAACGAGGACTCCGCATATTCACGTTCACAAAAACATCCAAATAGCACAATCCCATTGCGAAGGAACACTTCACCCGGAACTTTGTGTTTCCACTCTCTCCTCATTCCCAAATCTCCACCGTAAATCCATTGCAGAGATCATCTCTTCCACTGTAAAAGTTGCAGTGGGCGAGGTCAGAGACTCCGCCCACAACTGCAGCGACCTTCGTCGGAATGTCCCCAAACTGGAACCTATTGAAAAACGAGCACTCCAAGACTGTGTTGAACTCTTAGGAGAAACTATTGCTGAGCTCAGAACAGCCCTCACTGATCTTTCCCCAAAGAAATCTGCTTCTAAGCACTACAATGACATCCAAACACTTCTCAGTGCCGCAATGACCAATGAGGATACTTGCCTCGATGGACTTTTCTACTGTACAAAGAATAACTTAACCCGTTACGTGGAGGACAATCTGCATACAATCGCTCACCATGTCAGCAACTCCCTCGCCATGCTCAACAAGATTAAGAGAACATCAGTATCGTCTTCTGAAGAAGTTTTTCCGGAGTACGGGGCTGTGAAGAATGGGTTCCCGAACTGGTTGAAGAGGCGGGAGAGAGCACTTTTGCAAACTCCAGTAAGCCAGACAAAGCTCGATTTGGTAGTGGCAAAGGATGGTAGTGGTAATTTCACGACTATCAATGAGGCCTTAAGTGCAGCACCAAACTCTAGTAGCACAAGATTCGTTATATATATTAAGGAGGGATCTTACTTTGAATACGTTGAGGTAGACAAGAAGAAAACCATGATTATGTTTGTCGGAGATGGCATCGGAAAAACAAAGATAAAGGGTAACCGGAATCATGTCGATGGATGGACTACTTTCCGATCTGCCACTGTTG CCGTGGTGGGAAAAGGATTCTTAGCAAAAGGCATCACTTTTGAAAACTATGCGGGACCAAGCAAGCACCAAGCAGTAGCTCTTCGGAGTAGCTCAGACTTATCTGCTTTCTACCAATGCAGCTTTGTTGCGTACCAAGACACCCTCTACGTCCATTCCCTTCGTCAATTTTATCGCGACTGTGACGTTTATGGAACAGTCGACTTCATCTTTGGTAACGCAGCTGTAGTTCTCCAGAACTGTAACTTATACGCTCGTAAACCAGACCCAAATCAGAAGAACCTATTCACTGCCCAAGGAAGAGAAGATCCGAACCAGAATACTGGGATTTCAATCCTGAACTGCAAAGTAGAAGCTGCTGCTGATTTAATTCCTGTTCAATCATCATTCAAGAATTATCTAGGACGTCCCTGGAAAGAATATTCAAGAACTGTCGTTCTTCAGTCATACATTGGCAGCTTAATAGAGCCTGCTGGATGGCTGGAATGGAATGGTGATTTTGCATTAAAGACACTTTACTATGGGGAATACATGAACAGAGGACCAGGTTCAAGTACTAGTGCTAGAGTGAAATGGCCTGGTTATAGAGTCATCAACAGTTCCATCGAGGCCAGTCAATTCACAGTTGGAAATTTCATTCAGGGAGGAGAATGGCTACCACCTACAGGCTTTCCTTTTTATCTTAACTTAACTTCCTCCTAA